ACCTCATCATCGAAAAGATGCCGGTCTCGATCTCGCTCGGCCTGTGGGTCCTGTTGATCTCCTATGCGATCTCAATCCCGCTTGGGATCAGGAAGGCGGTCTCAGACGGCTCGCGCTTCGATGTCTGGACCTCTGGCGTCATCGTCATCGGTTATGCCGTTCCGGGCTTCCTCTTCGGCATCTTGCTCATCGTGCTGTTCGCAGGCGGCTCCTTCTTTGACTGGTTCCCGCTCCGCGGCCTGACCTCCGACAATTTCGCCGAACTCTCCTGGTGGGAGAAGATCCTCGACTACTTCTGGCACCTCGCACTGCCGCTGACAGCGCTCCTGCTTTCGGCCTTCGCCACGACGACCCTGCTGACGAAGAACTCCTTCATCGACGAGATCAAGAAGCAGTATGTGGTGACTGCCCGCGCCAAGGGTCTCGGCGAGCGCCAGGTGCTCTACGGCCATGTCTTTCGCAACGCCATGCTGATCGTCATCGCCGGCCTTCCCGCGGCCTTCATCTCGGCTTTCTTCACCGGTTCGCTGCTCATCGAAAACATCTTCTCGCTCGATGGCCTCGGACGCCTCGGCTATCTCGCCGTCGTCAATCGCGACTATCCGATCGTCTTTGCCACGCTCTACATCTTTTCGCTGATGGGTCTTGTGGTCGGCCTCATCTCCGACCTGATCTACACATGGATCGACCCGCGCATCGATTTCGACCGGAGGGATGTCTGATGTCCGCCGTCGAAACCACGTCCATCGCGCCGCCGAAAAAGGCCTGGCTCAAGCCCACCAATCGCCGTCGCCTCGAAAACTTCAAGGCGAATCGGCGCGGCTTGTGGTCCTTCTGGATCTTCATGGTCCTCTTCGTGCTCTCGATGTTTGCCGAATTCATTGCCAATGACCGGCCCGTCATCGCTTCCTACAAGGGCGAGATCCTCTTCCCCGTTGTCGTCGACTACCCGGAGGAAAAGTTCGGCGGCTTCCTCGCTGTCACCGACTATCGCTCGCCCTTCATATCGGACGAGATCAATGCCAACGGCTGGATGATCTGGCCACCGATCCGCTATTCCTACCGCACGGTGAATTCCGAAGTGCCACACTCGGCGCCCACAGCGCCCTTCTGGCTGATGGACAAGGAAACCCGCTGCGCCGCCTATCCGCTGAAGGCCGAGGATCCGAGCTGCGTGCTCGGCAACATGAACTGGCTCGGCACCGACGATCAGGCGCGCGACGTCATGGCCCGCATGATCTACGGCTTTCGCATCTCGATCCTCTTCGGACTGGCGCTGACGCTCGCCTCCGCCGCGATCGGGGTCACGGCGGGGGCCGTGCAGGGTTATTTCGGCGGCTGGACCGATCTCCTGATGCAGCGTTTCATCGAGATCTGGTCATCAATGCCGGTGCTCTACATCCTGCTGATCATCGCAGCCATCCTGCCGCCCGGCTTCTTCGTCCTGCTCGGCATCATGCTGCTTTTCTCCTGGGTCGGCTTCGTCGGCATCGTGCGTGCCGAATTCCTGCGCGCGCGAAACTTTGAATATGTCAACGCTGCCCGCGCGCTAGGCGTTGGAAACGGCACGATCATGTTCCGCCACCTGCTGCCGAACGCCATGGTCGCCACCTTGACCTTCCTGCCCTTCATCCTCTCGGGTTCGATCACCACGCTCACCTCGCTCGACTTCCTCGGCTTCGGCATGCCGCCTGGCTCGCCCTCGCTTGGTGAGCTGATCGCGCAGGGCAAACGCAATCTCCAGGCCCCCTGGCTCGGCCTCACCGCCTTCTTCACCATGTCGATCATGCTCTCGCTCCTGATCTTCGTCGGCGAAGCCGTGCGCGATGCCTTTGATCCGAGGAAGACCTTCCGATGAGCGAACATATGAAGCCTCTCCTCTCCGTGCGAGATCTGTCCGTTGCCTTCCACCAGGGCGGAAGCGAGAGTCTGGCGGTAGACCGGGTTTCTTTCGATATCGGTCGGGGCGAGATCGTCGCTCTCGTCGGCGAATCCGGTTCCGGCAAGTCGGTCTCCGCTGCCTCGATCCTGAAACTCCTGCCTTATCCGGCGGCCAGCCACCCCTCCGGCCAGATCCTCTTCGACGGTCGCGACCTGATGACGGCCAGCGAGCCGGAGCTGCGTGCCGTGCGCGGCAACGAGATCACCATGATCTTCCAGGAGCCGATGACCTCGCTCAATCCGCTCCACACGATTGAGCGGCAGATCGGCGAGATCCTGACGCTCCATCAGGGTCTGGCGGGCGCCCCGGCCCGCGCAAGAGTGCTGGAACTGCTGCATCAGGTCGGTATCCGCGAACCTGAAAAGCGGCTCACAGCCTATCCCCATGAACTCTCTGGTGGGCAGCGCCAGCGTGTCATGATCGCCATGGCACTCGCCAACAGACCGAAGCTCCTGATCGCCGACGAGCCGACTACGGCACTCGACGTCACCGTCCAGGCGCAGATCCTGGAACTGCTCGGCCGCCTGAAGACCGAGCATGGCATGTCCATGCTGTTCATCACCCACGATCTCGGCATCGTCCGCAAATTCGCCGATCGCGTCTGCGTCATGACCAAGGGTGA
This DNA window, taken from Peteryoungia algae, encodes the following:
- a CDS encoding microcin C ABC transporter permease YejB, translating into MIAYIFRRLLLMIPTMVGIMGISFIVIQFAPGGPVEQVIAQLSGQGDSADARLSGGGDMLNQSVGTEESGSRYRGAQGLDPDLIAKLEKQFGFDKPPLERFMEMMWNYIRFDFGESFFRNTSVIDLIIEKMPVSISLGLWVLLISYAISIPLGIRKAVSDGSRFDVWTSGVIVIGYAVPGFLFGILLIVLFAGGSFFDWFPLRGLTSDNFAELSWWEKILDYFWHLALPLTALLLSAFATTTLLTKNSFIDEIKKQYVVTARAKGLGERQVLYGHVFRNAMLIVIAGLPAAFISAFFTGSLLIENIFSLDGLGRLGYLAVVNRDYPIVFATLYIFSLMGLVVGLISDLIYTWIDPRIDFDRRDV
- a CDS encoding ABC transporter permease encodes the protein MSAVETTSIAPPKKAWLKPTNRRRLENFKANRRGLWSFWIFMVLFVLSMFAEFIANDRPVIASYKGEILFPVVVDYPEEKFGGFLAVTDYRSPFISDEINANGWMIWPPIRYSYRTVNSEVPHSAPTAPFWLMDKETRCAAYPLKAEDPSCVLGNMNWLGTDDQARDVMARMIYGFRISILFGLALTLASAAIGVTAGAVQGYFGGWTDLLMQRFIEIWSSMPVLYILLIIAAILPPGFFVLLGIMLLFSWVGFVGIVRAEFLRARNFEYVNAARALGVGNGTIMFRHLLPNAMVATLTFLPFILSGSITTLTSLDFLGFGMPPGSPSLGELIAQGKRNLQAPWLGLTAFFTMSIMLSLLIFVGEAVRDAFDPRKTFR